From the Halococcus saccharolyticus DSM 5350 genome, the window GTCGCCCAGCGCGCGTTCACCGCCGGCATCAGCGCCCAATGGTACGCGATGGCGGAGGGCTTGGCGTGGATGTCGATCACCGTGATCGTCGGCTTCCTCTACGCCTTCGACGTCGTCAGCGTTCCGGAACTCCTGGGTCGGGTCTTCGGCGATCGCACCAAGTACTTCGCTGCGATCTTCACCGTCGTCGGTCAGGTCGCGCTGACGACCGGCCAGACCATCGGGATGGCCTCGATTATCGCGACCGTCACCGACATCCCGCTCGGGGTCGCGTTCTGGGCAAGCGTCGTGGTGTTCATTGCGATCACGCTCTACGGCGGGATGAACTCGGTCGCGTGGGCCGACACCCTCCACGGCGTCCTGATCATCGTCGGGATGTTCGTCGCGATCCCGATTGCGGTCACCAACGCCGGTGGCATCGACGCGATCGCTGCGGGGGTGCCGTCGGGCCACACCAACTGGTTCGGCGTCGGGCTGATCCAGATCGGCTCGTGGTACCTGATGTACCTCACCGTCGCGGGGGCCCAACAGCAGATGCTCCAGCGGACGTGGTCCGCACGGAGCAAGCGCGTCGCAATGGCGGGCACCTTCCTCGCCGGCGCGGTCATCACGGGCTACGGCATCCTCACGGCCACCGCCGGCATGATTGCTACCGCCCAGGGCGCGCAGATCGAGTCGTCGATGGCGTTCGCGTGGACGCTCACCAACACGCTGCCGCCCGTGGTCGCCGGTCTCCTGCTCGCCGCCGCGGTCGGCTCGGTGATGAGCGGGGCAGACTCGTTCCTGCTCGCCGGCGCGACCACGTTCGTCAACGACCTCTACATCCCGCTTCGGGGTGGCCGGGAGGACCTCTCGGAGCGCCATCTCGTCGCGGTGACCCGCGCAACCATCCTTGCGTTCGGTCTGATCGCGGCGGTGATCGCGTTCAGCGGGGTCGAGATCATCGCGATCAATACCCTCGGAATGGGGATCATGTCGGTGCTGTTCGCCGGGATCGTGAGCATGCTCTGGGACGGCACGACCCGCGAGGCAGGGCTTCCGGGGTTCGTCGTGGGCGGGGTCGTGTTCGTGATCTGGGCGTTCGTCCTCGGCGAGCCAGCACTGTTCGGGCAGGGAACCCTGGAATCGGCCGTGCCGGCGACCGCGGCCGCGCTGGTGACCATCCTCGGGCTGAGCTACCTCGGCTACGGCGAGACGTTCGACCTCGACACTGTCCGCGACCGAGCCAGAGCCGAACGCGAACGCGCACGCGAACGACGGGTCACCTACGGCAACGACTGACCCGTCCGCCCGTCAGCCGCGACTGTTTTACCGTGACACGATCCGCTGGCTGCGGTGCTCGCGTGCTTACAGTGCAGCCCCGCCCTGGTGCTCGCCGAACACGTCCCGCATCGTATCACAGATCTCGCCCGTGGTGGCCTCGGCCTTCACTGCGTCGACGAGATACGGCATGAGGTTGTCGTCGCCCTCTGCAGCCTCGTGGAGGTCCGAGAGTGCGTCTTCGGCGGCCGCGTCGTCGCGCTCGTCGCGCACCTGTTGCAGGCGCTCGCGCTGGCGCTGCTGATCCTCCTCGGTAACCTCCTCGATGTCGACTTCCGGCTCCTCGTCGACCTCGTACTCGTTGACGCCCACGATCACGCGCTCACCCTCGTCGATCTCCTGTTGGCGCTCGAAGGCGACATCCTGGACCTCGCGTTGGACCCACTGATCCTCGACGGCCTGCAACATTCCACCTTTCCCGTCGACGGTGTCGAGGATGTCGAACGCCTCCTGTTCGAGTTCGTCGGTGAGGTTCTCAATGTAGTAGCTTCCCGCGAGCGGGTCAATGGTGTCGGCCGCGCCCGACTCGTGGGCGAGAATCTGCTGGGTTCTGAGGGCTGTGCGAACGCTCTCCTCGGTGGGGAGCGCAAGCGCCTCGTCCTTGCCGTTCGTATGAAGGCTCTGAGTTCCGCCGAGGACGGCGGCGAGCGCCTGGTAGGCCACCCGGACGATGTTGTTGTCGATCTGCTGGGCGGTCAGCGTCGAGCCTGCGGTCTGGGTGTGGAACTTGAGCTGTTTCGAGTCGGGATCGTCGGCGTCGAAGCGCTCGTCCATGATCTTCGCCCACATCCGTCTGGCGGCCCGGAACTTCGCGACCTCCTCCAGGATGTTGTTGTACGACGCGAAGAAAAAGGAGAGTTGGGGGGCAAAGTCGTCGACTGCGAGGCCGGCCTCCGTGGCGGCTTCGACGTACTCGATACCGTTGCCGAGGGTGAAGGCGATCTCCTGGGCCGCCGACGAGCCCGCCTCCCGGATGTGATAGCCCGAGATCGAGATGGTGTTGAAACTCGGGACCTCCTCCGCGCAGAACTCGAAGATATCAGTAATAATTCGCATCGAGGGCTCCGGCGGATAGATGTAGGTGTTGCGCGCGACGTACTCCTTCAGGACGTCGTTCTGAATCGTGCCCCGGAGTTCCTCGCGGTCGACGCCCTGGCGATCCCCGACCGCGATGTACATCGCGAGCAGCACGCTCGCGGGCGCGTTGATCGTCATGCTGGTCGAGACCTCGTCCAGGGGGATGCCCTCGAAGACGGTCTCCATGTCGTGGATCGAGTCGATCGCCACGCCGGACTTCCCGACCTCGCCCGCGGCCATCTCGTTGTCCGAATCGTATCCCATCTGTGTCGGGAGATCGAACGCCATCGACAGTCCTGTTTGGCCCTCGTCGATCAGATACTGGAAGCGCTCGTTGGTCTCGCGGGCGGTGCCCATCCCGGCGTACTGGCGCATCGTCCAGAGTCGCCCACGGTACATCGTGGGATACACCCCCCGAGTGTAGGGCTCCTCGCCAGGAAAGCCGACGTCCTCGCGATAGTCGCGCTCGCCCACGTCGTCGGGGGTGTAGAGTCGATCGATCTCGTGGCCCGCGGTGTCGGTCTCGAAGGTGTCCTTGCGCTCGCCGAACCGATCGAGGACGGGATCGAGGGTTTCTGCCTCCCAGTCCTCTTTGGCCGACCGGATGTCGGCGAGGTCGTCGGGGTCGAACATACCCCTTCGTAGGATCGACGCGACTTTAATCGTTGTTCGTCGGGACCGTAGTCGTCCCCGATCGCCTCGCCGACGGTAAAACCGTGAGCCACACCCTCCCCAACCGATTCGCTCGGTCGCTTCGCTTCCTCGCTCATCCACCGTCAGAGCGAAGTCGTTCGGGAGAGCGAAGCTCTCCCGTGATGACGGAAGACGCGGAGCGTCTTCCAAACCACTTCAACGAGCCTGCGCTCGCTTCGCTCACGCAGACCTCGCGCGTTCTGCGCGCCGTCGGCGCGCATTCATCGCGTGCCAACCGCTACACCGGAGATCGTGACTGGAATGACCCGCTACTCGTCCTCCTGCTCCGTCGCCGTCTCCACGTCGAAGTCCGCCGGTGTGGCCGCCGTGACGGCGGGGAGCCGCCGAAGTCGCGGACGCAGGAGAACGTAGATGGCCGTGAAGCCGAAGCCGCCCGCGGTCAGCGCCATCGTCGGCGTCGTTCCCAGCACCTCGGCGACCGCACCACCGACGAGCGATCCCAGCGGGAGCGTCGCCCCGGAAGCGGTGCCTTTCGTCGCCGAAACCCGCCCGAGCAGGTCAGTCGGGAACACCCGCTGGTTCAGCGTCGAACTGAGCACGCTCGAAGCGCCGACGGGAACCCATGCGAGCCCGAACAGGACGACGGTGAGCGCCAGCGACGACACAAGAACGGCCGCAAGCCAGCAGCAAGCACCCAGCCCGTGGACGAGAAGCATCCTGCCGTAGGGAACGGTCTCGAACCAGGGGCCGATGAACGAGCCGACGAGCCGGCCGATCCCGAGCGCGCCCAGCAGCAGGCCGTAGACGGCGGGGCCGCCGAGGCCGTCGCCGAACGCCGGCAGTATCGCCAGCGCGACGCCGGTCGTGAAGTTCGCCACCGCGGTCGTCAGTATCAGTTCGACGAACACCGTCCCACGGAGCACCCTGACGCCGTCCCGGAGGTCCGAGACGTACGAGCGGAGCACCGAACGAACAGTTGCAGGGGCCTGTTCGTTCCTCGGTTCCGTGCGCTCGTCGGTCCCCGTCGCAGTGCCGATCTTGATCCCGGCGAACAGCAGCGCGGCGACGGCGAACGTGGCCGAGTCGACGAGAAACAGGGTCGTCGGGCCGAACACGGCGACGAAGCCGCCGCCGAGTGCGTCGAACACCATATCCAGCCCGAGCGTCACGATCGAGAGCGCCGCGTTCGCACCGGGAAGACGCTCGTCGTCGACGATGCGGGGCAACAGTGCGGTCTCCATCGGAGCCATCAATAGCGACGCGAGCATCAACACCGGTGCGACGGCGAACAGGGCACCAACATGGAGGTGGCCCGTCGCCGCCGCCAGCGGCAGAGCCAGCACGACGGTGCCCTGGATCACCTGTGAGCCGACGAGGACGCGTTCGAGCGCCAGGCGGTCGACGAGCGGTCCGGCGAACACCTGCAACAGCCACGGCAGTAGTAATATGGCGTTCAGCGCGCCGGTGACCAGCGTCGAGCCGCTCAGCTCGAAGGCCAGCCAGAGCATCGCCACCGTGTAGAGGCTGTCCCCGGCGTTCGTGACGAACTGCCCGGCGAAAAAGCGCCGGAAGTCGGTGTTGCGCCACAGCATCCGGTCGAGGGCGCTCATCGGCGACCACCCCCGAGAGACGTCGGCACGGCTTCGGACGACGCCGGTAGCGCGGGCGAGCGGCTCCCACGCCAGCGGCTCGGGTATCGGCGCGGGCGGTTCGGTCGTGTTTCGAGAGTCGGTGCGTGGTCGTACGAGCGCCGGCACTGAGCCGGCGACTCGGTGGATATCGGCATATGCGTGCGTGGTCGAGAGGAAATGCAGCTACCGTGACGGTAGCGAAACGGACCCGAGTGCTGCGGCTATCGGGCCCGTCAGGCTGCGGGAGGCGAGAGAGGATCGAACACCGGACGAACCGTGGGCCGGCGAGTCATAGAGCGAGTCTTCCGGACGATTCACACGATCGGGTAAAAGCGTACTGATTCCACGTGAACGGGGACTGCTGCTGCCTGCGCCCACGATCCCGTCGGGCCCTCTGAAATGTCTACCGCGGTGGCTCCTCCCCGAGAACCAAAACGGACGACGATCAGCGACGCAGCCCTCTCACTCGACGACGATTCGCTCCTCAATCGGGTCGACGACCGCTCGGCCGCCGATCGGGAGCGGAACGGTCGGATTGGTGTGGCCGAAATCGAGATCGAACACCACAGGGATATCGGGGTTGTACCGTTCCAGTTGGCCGGCGATCGCTTCGCGCTGGCGGTCGCGGTACGCGGCGCGCTCCTCGTCGTCGGGCTCTTCGAGATGGCTTCTCGTAGCTGGTCGTCCGACGAGCACCGCGTCGAACCGATCGAGGAGACCGCGCTCGCCCATGCACATCAGGGTCCACTTCACGCGATCGGCGCTCGGCATGTCTTCGGCTGTCTCGATCGCGAGCACACAGCCGTCGAGCGCGTCGGGATCGGGCAGATAGCGCTCGGTCATCAGGTGCCACTCGACGATCGCGAGACAGCCGCCCCAGATTCGACCGTCGGCACGCTCCTCGCCGCCCCGCCACATCCAGCCTGGGTTCGGCTCGTACTCCGGTTCGTGGTCCGCGTACGCGTCGTTGCCCCAGTCGATCACGTCGTCAGTCCACTCGGAGGCGGGTTCGATCTCGCCGAGTGACCCCTCGAAGAAGGCCCGGCGGAGGGAGCGCTCGGTGAACTCGTGGAGGTGTCCGGACGTCGCGATCTGGTTCATCAACTGACCGCCGTTGTACGAGACGATCCCCAGGTTCCAGAGATAGAGCTGGAGATTGGTGTTGTCGCTCATCCCGTAGAATCTAGTGGGGTTCTCGCGGAGCACGTCGGGGTCGAGATGGGGAAGCACCCGAAGTTGATCGTCACCACCGATGGTCGCCACGATCCCCCGAACGTTGGGATCGCGGAAGGCGTCGTGAACGTCGCGAGCGCGCTCCTCGGGGTGAGCTTCGAGATGCTCGTTTCCCTTCTCGGCGGTCGGGTAGACGACAGGTTCGAGATCGAACGTCTCACGGAGGCGTTCGACGCCGAGATCGAGGACGTGTGGCGCGTCCGCCGCGCCCCCGCTGGAGGGTGCAACGATTGCGACGCTGTCGCCGGAACCGAGCGCGGGCGGCACGACGAACTCGGGGGGCATGGTCGCGTCTCGACGGTCGGGTCAAAAAGCGCTCCGGCCGTTCACCCGGTATCGTACTTGTAGGTCGCGTTCTCGCTGTCGATCCCGAAGTCCTCGGGGCTCTCCTCGACCGCGGGCTCGTCGTCCCCTGTTCCGTCTTCGGCTGCGTGTTTGAACCGCTCGCGCAGCTGGGACGGCATGGAGAACGCCTCGATCTCGACCCGCGTCGGGACGGCTTCGGGAACGCTGCCCTCACGTTTGACGTCGAGTCGTTCGGCGAGCTTGTCCGGGAGGTCGTCGGTTGCGACCCGCTCGAAGCCGAACTGTTCGAGGTACTGGGCTTCGTCGGTCAGCGAGTACACAGTAGTGAATCCCTCGTCGCCGGCACGGTCGACGAGCCGCTCGACGACATGCGCGCCGACGCCTTGGCCGCGCCACCCTTCGAGAACGCCGATCCCGGTGAGTTCGCAGAACTCCTCATCGTCGGTTCGGTGGACACGGAGCCGGCCGAACCCCGCTTTCTTGTTGCCGGCCTCGTCGACGGCGATGACGTAGTCCCGGGAGCGGAAGGCGGCGTCGTCGAGACTCATCGCTTCGATATGGTCCAGAAGCCAGACTTCCTCACGGTTTCTCGCGTTCCGGACGTACATACGTTCGGTTGGGTCGCCGGCCAGTAAAAGGGTTTCCGGGTATCGAGAACGAAAGACGATGGGGAAACTCCTTTCATGTCGTGCGGTGTCCCCTCCGGTATGGAGTCCCTGGGCGAGTTCGACGAGGTGGTTCACGAACCGACCGAGGAGTTCGTCGAATCCACGAACGTCCACGCGTTCATGCAGGAGCACGGGATCGACGACTACGACGAGCTGATCGCACGGACCTGCGGCGATACCGGGGTCGACGAGTCGGGCGTCGACTGGTTCTGGGACGAACTCGTCGACTATCTCGGTATCGAGTTCTTCGAGGAGTATGATACCATCCGCGACGACAGCGAGGGGCCGCAGTTCACCGATTGGTATCCCGGCGGCACGATCAACATCGCCCACAACACTCTCGATCGGTACGCCGACGGCGACACCGCCGACGACGTGGCCTGTGTCTGGGAGGGCGAACCCGGGACAGTTCGGGAGGTGACGTTCGCCGACCTCCACGACCAGGCGAACCGGGTGGCGAACTGTCTCGAAGAACACGGGGTCGAGACGGGCGACACCGTCGGACTCTACATGCCGATGGTGCCCGAGGTCATCGCCATTCTCTACGGCTGTTTCAAGATCGGCGCGATCGCGGTGCCGATCTTCTCGGGGTTCGGCGTCGATGCGACCGCCACCAGGATCGAGGACGCCGAGCCCACAGTGCTGTTCACCGGCGACGGGTTCTACCGCCGCGGCGACGAGGTCCGGCTGAAGGGGGCCGCCGACGAGGCGATCACGGAGGCCGGTCACGTCGAACACACCGTCGTCTACGACCGGCTGGGGCTGACGCCTGGCGAGGACGGTGGAGATGACGGCGATGCGGACGAGGTTCCGTGGGACGACGCGCGCGACGAGCGCTGGAACGAGGCGGTTGGTGAGCAGCCGAGCGAGTACGAGACGAAAGAACTCGACGCGTCCCAGGAGTCGATGCTGCTCTACTCGTCGGGGACCACTGGCAAACCGAAGGGGATCGTCCACACCCACGCCGGGGTTCTGATGCAGTGTGCGAAGGAGATCCACTTCGGGTTCGATCAGAAACCAGACGACAACTTCTTCTGGGTCTCCGATATCGGCTGGATGATGGGGCCGTGGACGCTGATTGGCAACCACGCCTTCGGTGGGAGTGTGGTGATGTACGAGGGCGCGCCAGACCACCCCGAACCCGATCGATTCTGGGCGATGATCGACCGCCACGACGTCACCCAGTTCGGCATCTCGCCGACCGCGATCCGCGCGCTCAGAAAGCAGGGTGATGAATGGATCGAGGGGCACGACCTGTCGAGCCTCCGGCTTCTGGGATCGACCGGCGAGCCGTGGGACCCCGAGTCGTGGCTCTGGTTCTACGAGAACGTCGGCGGTGGCGACACGCCGATCATCAACATCTCCGGCGGGACGGAGATCTGCGGGTGTTTCCTGATGCCGATGCCGATCCAGTCGCTGAAACCCTGCACGCTCGGCGGTCCGGGGCTCGGGATGAACATCGATATCGTGGATTCAGGGGGTGAATCGGTGGCCGACGCACACGAGAGAGGATTCCTCGTTGCGCGCGACTCGTGTCCCTCGATGACCAAATCGCTCTGGAGCGGCGACGAGCGCTATCTCGAAGAGTACTGGTCGAGCTTCGAGGACCCGCCGCTGTGGGACCACGGCGACTGGGCGCAGAAGGACGAAGATGGATTGTGGTTCCTCCACGGCCGGGCCGACGACGCGCTGAACGTCGCCGGGCGGAAAGTCGGTCCCGCCGAGGTCGAGGGCGCGATCATCGAACACGACGACACGAACCAGGCCGCCGCGGTCGGCGTCCCGGACGACACTACTGGTACTGCGGTCGTGGCGTACGTCGTGCTCGAAGATCACGCCAAGGCATCGGACGCACTCCGCGAGGAACTCCGTGAGCAGGTGGGTGCGGAGCTCGGCAAGCCGTTCAAACCTCGCGAGGTGCTTTTTGTGGATGAACTCCCGAAGACCCAGTCGGGGAAGATCATCCGGCGGGCGATCGCGTCGATCTATCAGGGCGAGGAGCTCGGCGACATGGACTCGATCGAGAACCCTGACGCGCTCGACGCCATCGAGCAGGCGCGATAAACTCTCCCGCTTTCCCCGCAACCCGTCTTCACGCCTTCTCGCATCCTCGCCCGTTTACTCGCCGTTCCCGCGCCATTCCTCACGGAGCAGGCCGTACTGGATCGTATCGCGGTACGCGCCGTCGATGAATCGATCCTTCCGGATGCGACCCTCTTCGGTGAAGCCGAGCGACTCCAACAGACCACGGGAGGCATCGTTGAAATCGAAGGCGATCGCTCCCACGGCGGGGTGGTCGTACGTCCGGAAGACGTAGTCGATGACGAGTGCGACGGATTCCCTGCCGTAGCCCTCGCCGTGGATCTCGGGGACGAGCCAGTAGCCGAGTTCCGGGCGTCGCCAGTCGGCGTCAGCCACGCTCACGACGCCGATCCGCTCCACGTCGTCCTCGTCCGGTTGGCCGGGACCGGCGTCGTCGCCATCGAGACAGACGAGAAACTGGTCGGTGTCATCGTCTTCGGTCGGTAGATCGATCTGCTCTTGATTTCTGAGCGGCGTGCCGAGCGGGTAGCGGATCTCCGGGTTGGCGGAACCGCGCTGGACGAACGGGAGGTCCTCTGATTCGAGGGTTCGAAGCGTGACGCGCTCGCCGCTCGTGATTCGTGGGCCGGGCATGACTCGACAGCGATCGCACAGCGTATAGCACTTTTCGGTGGCTGCTCGTCGACTCGGGTCGGCCGTCGAGATCAGCGGATCGCGGTTGGATCGACGATGGTTCCCTCGGGCGCACTCTCTGTCGCGATCGCGACGTCGCCGACGGTCCCAGCAGCCGGAAATACGACTGTCGCACCCGTAAGCAGCGGTGCGACGATACCGGCCGCGACGGTCTCTGGGTGGGTGAGTGACGCACGCACCACCACTGCGTCACCGGCCGTCAGTCCTGCTCGTTCGACGACGCGCCCGGCTGTATCGAGGAGTTCGGCGTGAGAAACCGACGACCCGTCGGCGGCGAGTACTGGATCGTCGGCCACGACCTCCGTCGGTGCGAGCGTCGGGTTCTCGCTCCAGACGTCGCGCTCGAAGTGTGCCGCTCCGGGATCGTCGGGCGAATCGCCGTAAGCGACGCGCGTGCCGCCGGGTGGGAGTTCGAAGTCGTCGATCGCGTCTGTCGGCGCGACGACCGCACGAGCGTCGATCGATGTGGGCGGATCGAACCGCGCGACGCCGCCGAGCGACGCCGTTCCGAGGAAGGCGAGCACTGCCGCGGCCTGCCGTCCGGCGATCCCGACGGTTCGCCCGCGGCGAACCCCGAGATGGCTGAGGAAGTTCCCGGTCTTCCACGCGTTCGTGAGGAGTCGGTGGTAGTCGTATTCCTCCTCCGGATCGCCCGCCACGCGGAGGGCCGGGTTGTCACTCCGACGGTCGCGTGCGAGCAGCCCGCGCAGCGTGTCCATGCCCGTGATTCGGCTGCGTGGCCCAAAACCCCGCCGGCTGCGGCGGCGGTGCTGTGCGGAGTGACTGCGGGTGACACTATGGATTTACCGTGAGCGAAACGAGCGTGAACCGCGAAGTAATAATCTACTGATCGATGATCTCGCCCACCGCGAAGTTGGATTTCACTTCGGTGACTTCGACCTTGACACGCTCGCCGATCTCCGCCCCGGGGACGATGATGACGTAGCCTCGTTCGACGCGCGCGATCCCGTCGCCCTGCTTGCCGATGTCCTCGACCTCGACGTAGCGCATCTCGCCGATGTCGACTGGCGGCTGGGGCTCCGAGGACGGACGACTTGATGCCGAGTGTGACTCGTTCGATCCCGCACTACTCGACTCGGCGTCGGTGCGCTCGCGCGAGACGAGCGCCACGCGGTACACCTCGCCCGCCTCGACGGAGCCGGTGTCGATCTCGCGGCGCGGCACCTCGACGGTGTAGGTGTCGTCGTCTTCCGCAGTGACCTCGGCGTTGAACAGACACAAGAGCTTGTCAGAGATTTCCATCGGTAGGCCTCCGTTTGCGCCCGTTGGTGGCGAGCGGTAAAGAACTACCGCACGAACGACCGTCCCGGCCGCCACCGATCGCGGTCGATCGCGACCATCGACTTCCGTCGATCGAATCGCCCGATAATCGATTACCTCGCTGTACCACTCCTGCTCACGAGCGCCCCGACCAGGCTGGTCGTGGCCGTCCAGCGGAGCCAACACGCGACGAAAATCGGCCGACAGCGGTCGAATTACCCTGGTGTACCAAATCCGCTTTAGGGAGACGTGCCGTTCGTCCATTCATGGCAGCCAGCAGCGCGACGCCCGACC encodes:
- a CDS encoding MFS transporter, with the protein product MSALDRMLWRNTDFRRFFAGQFVTNAGDSLYTVAMLWLAFELSGSTLVTGALNAILLLPWLLQVFAGPLVDRLALERVLVGSQVIQGTVVLALPLAAATGHLHVGALFAVAPVLMLASLLMAPMETALLPRIVDDERLPGANAALSIVTLGLDMVFDALGGGFVAVFGPTTLFLVDSATFAVAALLFAGIKIGTATGTDERTEPRNEQAPATVRSVLRSYVSDLRDGVRVLRGTVFVELILTTAVANFTTGVALAILPAFGDGLGGPAVYGLLLGALGIGRLVGSFIGPWFETVPYGRMLLVHGLGACCWLAAVLVSSLALTVVLFGLAWVPVGASSVLSSTLNQRVFPTDLLGRVSATKGTASGATLPLGSLVGGAVAEVLGTTPTMALTAGGFGFTAIYVLLRPRLRRLPAVTAATPADFDVETATEQEDE
- a CDS encoding acyl-CoA mutase large subunit family protein; its protein translation is MFDPDDLADIRSAKEDWEAETLDPVLDRFGERKDTFETDTAGHEIDRLYTPDDVGERDYREDVGFPGEEPYTRGVYPTMYRGRLWTMRQYAGMGTARETNERFQYLIDEGQTGLSMAFDLPTQMGYDSDNEMAAGEVGKSGVAIDSIHDMETVFEGIPLDEVSTSMTINAPASVLLAMYIAVGDRQGVDREELRGTIQNDVLKEYVARNTYIYPPEPSMRIITDIFEFCAEEVPSFNTISISGYHIREAGSSAAQEIAFTLGNGIEYVEAATEAGLAVDDFAPQLSFFFASYNNILEEVAKFRAARRMWAKIMDERFDADDPDSKQLKFHTQTAGSTLTAQQIDNNIVRVAYQALAAVLGGTQSLHTNGKDEALALPTEESVRTALRTQQILAHESGAADTIDPLAGSYYIENLTDELEQEAFDILDTVDGKGGMLQAVEDQWVQREVQDVAFERQQEIDEGERVIVGVNEYEVDEEPEVDIEEVTEEDQQRQRERLQQVRDERDDAAAEDALSDLHEAAEGDDNLMPYLVDAVKAEATTGEICDTMRDVFGEHQGGAAL
- a CDS encoding GNAT family N-acetyltransferase; the protein is MPGPRITSGERVTLRTLESEDLPFVQRGSANPEIRYPLGTPLRNQEQIDLPTEDDDTDQFLVCLDGDDAGPGQPDEDDVERIGVVSVADADWRRPELGYWLVPEIHGEGYGRESVALVIDYVFRTYDHPAVGAIAFDFNDASRGLLESLGFTEEGRIRKDRFIDGAYRDTIQYGLLREEWRGNGE
- a CDS encoding S66 family peptidase; translation: MPPEFVVPPALGSGDSVAIVAPSSGGAADAPHVLDLGVERLRETFDLEPVVYPTAEKGNEHLEAHPEERARDVHDAFRDPNVRGIVATIGGDDQLRVLPHLDPDVLRENPTRFYGMSDNTNLQLYLWNLGIVSYNGGQLMNQIATSGHLHEFTERSLRRAFFEGSLGEIEPASEWTDDVIDWGNDAYADHEPEYEPNPGWMWRGGEERADGRIWGGCLAIVEWHLMTERYLPDPDALDGCVLAIETAEDMPSADRVKWTLMCMGERGLLDRFDAVLVGRPATRSHLEEPDDEERAAYRDRQREAIAGQLERYNPDIPVVFDLDFGHTNPTVPLPIGGRAVVDPIEERIVVE
- a CDS encoding sodium:solute symporter family protein encodes the protein MAPLTDPLTLTMGGYFVATLLIAWWAGRGAGSGYVEFTLAGRDLGLPVYMMTYFATFAGGGLTMGVAQRAFTAGISAQWYAMAEGLAWMSITVIVGFLYAFDVVSVPELLGRVFGDRTKYFAAIFTVVGQVALTTGQTIGMASIIATVTDIPLGVAFWASVVVFIAITLYGGMNSVAWADTLHGVLIIVGMFVAIPIAVTNAGGIDAIAAGVPSGHTNWFGVGLIQIGSWYLMYLTVAGAQQQMLQRTWSARSKRVAMAGTFLAGAVITGYGILTATAGMIATAQGAQIESSMAFAWTLTNTLPPVVAGLLLAAAVGSVMSGADSFLLAGATTFVNDLYIPLRGGREDLSERHLVAVTRATILAFGLIAAVIAFSGVEIIAINTLGMGIMSVLFAGIVSMLWDGTTREAGLPGFVVGGVVFVIWAFVLGEPALFGQGTLESAVPATAAALVTILGLSYLGYGETFDLDTVRDRARAERERARERRVTYGND
- a CDS encoding AMP-binding protein — protein: MESLGEFDEVVHEPTEEFVESTNVHAFMQEHGIDDYDELIARTCGDTGVDESGVDWFWDELVDYLGIEFFEEYDTIRDDSEGPQFTDWYPGGTINIAHNTLDRYADGDTADDVACVWEGEPGTVREVTFADLHDQANRVANCLEEHGVETGDTVGLYMPMVPEVIAILYGCFKIGAIAVPIFSGFGVDATATRIEDAEPTVLFTGDGFYRRGDEVRLKGAADEAITEAGHVEHTVVYDRLGLTPGEDGGDDGDADEVPWDDARDERWNEAVGEQPSEYETKELDASQESMLLYSSGTTGKPKGIVHTHAGVLMQCAKEIHFGFDQKPDDNFFWVSDIGWMMGPWTLIGNHAFGGSVVMYEGAPDHPEPDRFWAMIDRHDVTQFGISPTAIRALRKQGDEWIEGHDLSSLRLLGSTGEPWDPESWLWFYENVGGGDTPIINISGGTEICGCFLMPMPIQSLKPCTLGGPGLGMNIDIVDSGGESVADAHERGFLVARDSCPSMTKSLWSGDERYLEEYWSSFEDPPLWDHGDWAQKDEDGLWFLHGRADDALNVAGRKVGPAEVEGAIIEHDDTNQAAAVGVPDDTTGTAVVAYVVLEDHAKASDALREELREQVGAELGKPFKPREVLFVDELPKTQSGKIIRRAIASIYQGEELGDMDSIENPDALDAIEQAR
- a CDS encoding TRAM domain-containing protein → MEISDKLLCLFNAEVTAEDDDTYTVEVPRREIDTGSVEAGEVYRVALVSRERTDAESSSAGSNESHSASSRPSSEPQPPVDIGEMRYVEVEDIGKQGDGIARVERGYVIIVPGAEIGERVKVEVTEVKSNFAVGEIIDQ
- a CDS encoding GNAT family N-acetyltransferase; the protein is MYVRNARNREEVWLLDHIEAMSLDDAAFRSRDYVIAVDEAGNKKAGFGRLRVHRTDDEEFCELTGIGVLEGWRGQGVGAHVVERLVDRAGDEGFTTVYSLTDEAQYLEQFGFERVATDDLPDKLAERLDVKREGSVPEAVPTRVEIEAFSMPSQLRERFKHAAEDGTGDDEPAVEESPEDFGIDSENATYKYDTG